TCCAAAATTAAGTTGTACGTCCGTTACTGTTTCAATTTCTTTTATATTTCGCTCGAATTTTGCAGCACAATTTGCACACGATAAATTTTCTAAGCGATATTGCTCGGTTTTCGTAGCCATCGTTCTCACTCCTTTGAATGCTCGTAAGCTATTTTTACAATTTGATAGACATGCTCATCTGCTAGTGAATAATACATCAGCTTGCCCTCACGCATTGATTTCGCCAAGCCATTGTCCTTTAAATTACGTAAATGGTGAGAGGTTGTCGCAATACTCGCATCAATAATCGCTGCTACATCACATACACAAAGCCTTTCCTCGATAGTTAATGCGTACACGATTTTTAACCTTGTTTCATCTGCAAGCACCTTTAATAGTTTTGAAACATGGGCTAGATCGGGCATTTGCGTTTTCACCTTTTCAACAGCCTGCTCATTTATTTTTGTAATTTCGCACGTTTCCTTCAAAATATCCACCTCATTCAAAGATCTATTTGAATGTATTATAGCTTATGCCATGTCACATTCAAAGGTTTATTTGAATGAAAAAAGCTCCTCCTTTTTAAAAGAGAAGCTTCCCAAAATCAATTCCCCCCGGCGTAATTGCGTCCAGATTTTTTTCGAGCCAAATCGAAAAAAATCTGTGACATTCGCGGGGCTCAACTTGGTTCAGCCGGGGTTTTAACCCCCACTTATAGAGGTAGAGTACTTCTGTACCTGTCACTTTGCTTATGATACAAAAAGAATTTGCTGAAACAAGTAAAACTTATTCAGCTTTTAAAAGTAATTCATAGCGCATATCCATTTCCCCATTAATCTTTGTTGTATGGTAATGACCGTTTACCCAGTTCGATACTTGGCTGTCGTACCATTTCGATTTAACATGACCACTTTGACCTGGGCCAACAATATGTTGAGCGGACGATAAATCATTCAAATCTGCAACGAAGCGCCATGATGCTCCATGGTTTACATTGCCATTTCCATCTTCAGCAGCTGCTTGTACGGTAACGCTAGAGCCACCTACTGCTAAATTATCAGGATTTAAGTACTCTGCAATAAAGCTAGACGCACTTGATAAAGGGTGATTGAATGTAAGCTTATTGTAGCTACCCCATTTCCATTTCGAAACAGTTTTACCGAACTGATCTTGAATGGCTAATACTGCGTCCTCAAAGGCCTTATAAACAAATTTATCTATGCCACCTTCACCTTGAATCCAGACACCTTCATTTCCAGCGTAGGCATCACGTAACATTTGGTTAGTGATTTGTGGTTTCGCAGGCATTAATTTATACATATCAGCTGGCATGGCATCTTCAAATAATGCCTCTTTCATATTTTCAATTAAAAAATAATATACAAGTGGTGCACCTTGCTCTTGATCGTCATAGTACTCCCACTCTTCTAGTAATGTAAGTTCTTTTGCATACTTGCCTTCTGTATCTTGCTCCTTAATCGTAGCCAGTAAGCTCGGTAAAAATTCCTCGGCATGTAGATTTTTCTTATCCATTTGTATTGCTTTCATATCGGAAGACGTCAATTTTAACTGTTTACCTGTTTCCTTATCGTATACAGGTGTTTCAATCATTTCGACAATGCGTTCATAACGATATGGCTGTGCCCAAAGGTTTGATAAATGATAGGGATATTCTTTGCCCACAACTTCATTGTTGGCTGTTGCAATATAACCTTCTTTTGGGTTAATAACTGACGGTAGTTCGTCAAACGGGATATAGCTTTCCCAACCGTATTCTGATGAATTACCTGGTACTGGCAATGCGCCTGTACCTTGTTTACGAATTGGTACTTTACCGTTTGCTTTATATGCAATTTTGCCATCTGTTGATGCAAATACGAAATTCTGTGCTGGTGCTTTAAAATCTTCTAATGCTGTTTCAAACTCTTCCCAGTTTGTTGCTTTGTTAAAGCCTAGGATGGCTCTTAATTCTTGCGTTGATTGAAGTGCTGTCCACTGCATAGAGAACACTTCTTTAACCTCTGTTTCTTTTAACATAATGTTTGAAATAATAGGACCGTGACGTGTTTCTACTACTTCAAACTCTATCGTTTCGCTATCTTTTACTTTAATCGGCTCTTGGCGAACAGTTGCGTCCTCCCAATTTCCATCATATTCAAATTGATATGGATTTTCTGGGTTCGGCACTTCAATATATAAGTCTTGAACATCTGGATTTACATTCGTTACGCCCCAAGCGATTTCTTCGTTATGCCCTAAAATAATTCCTGGAATCCCCGCGAAAATAACACCGCTTACATTTTGTTCTGGTGATTGTAAATGCATTTGATACCAAATAGAAGGCGTACTTAACCCTAGATGTGGATCATCTGCAAGTAATGGCTTGCCAGATTCCGTCAACTCTCCGGCTATTACCCAGTTGTTACTACCATTAAATTCTGGTGGTAAATAATCTGGTGTAAACACGGATGCGATATCTGTTTCTATATTTAAGTTTGCTTCAATAATCGATTTTGCGTTTTCTGGATACTCAACAAATAATTCTTTTGCCTCTTCTTCAGTATAGTTTTGTAATGCCCAGGAGCGGAATGCTTGCTGATTCCAGTTACCACCTAAATCGTATGCCATATATTTACCGATTGTTAATGAATCAAGTGGTGTCCATGGCTCAGGTGTATAGCCTAATAGCTTAAATTCAAATGAAAGCTTACTTGTACCCTTTACTTCATCAATGAAAGCATTCACTCCGTCAGCATACCATTCTAATATTTGTTTTGATTCTTCATCATAGTCTTCCCATGAAAGTTCTGCCGCATGTCGCAAGCTAAATGTACGGAAGTATTTATCAGTTTGTACCGCAGCCTCCCCAATTACTTCAGCAAGTTTACCACTTGCTTGACGACGCGATAAATCCATTTGGAATAAACGATCCTGTGCTTGTATATATCCTTGTGCACGGTAAAGGTCAGCATCTGATTTTGCATTAAGATGTGGAACCCCTTCACCATCCCGTGTAACTACGACATCGTCATCTAAAATTTTGACAACTGCCTCCCCTTCAATTAAAGGCTTTGAATTCGATACGTATACATGTAACCCTGCAACTGCAACCCCACCCAAAATAATGACTACACCAATAACCCAAATAACAAAATTGACCCATTTGCGCCATTTTGGCTTACTCATTTGTTGTGCCATGAAATCCACCCCTTCAGTTCTTAGGATCAATTACACCTCGGCGTAATTGCGTCCAGATTTCTTTCGTGATTGCTCGAAAAATTCCTCTGAAAAATCGGAGACATCTGCCAGAAGCTTTGGGCCAACACGATGTTGGTCACTTAGGCTATGCCGCACGATGCGGCACTTTCAGCCTAAGTTCAACTCTTCAGCCAGGGTTGAACCACCAATGAAACAAGTTAAATGAAGAAAAAACGTATTGGTATTTTAACCCAATGCGTTTTTCTATTTTACACTATTTTCAATTTTAATACGATAGGACAATGATCGCTACCTAACACATGCGAATGAATCGTTGCCTCTTGTACTTGCTCTACTAAATGATTGGATACAATAAAATAGTCGATGCGCCAACCGATATTACGTTCGCGCACTTTATTCATATATGACCACCATGTAAAGTGATCTGTTTCATTTGGATGAAAATGACGAAACGTATCGGTAAAGCCGCTTGCTAATAAATCAGTCATCTTTCCACGTTCCTCATATGTAAAGCCAGAATTTCCAATATTCGATTTCACGTTTTTTATATCGAGCTCTTCATGTGCCACGTTTAAATCCCCACAATAAATGACAGGCTTCTTGGCATCAAGTTCCTTTAAATACAACGCCATTCGATCTTCCCAAAAAAGGCGTTCTGCTAAACGCGTTAAATCGCGTTTCGCATTTGGAACATACGCATTTACTAAGTAAAAGCTAGCATATTCAAGCGTCAAAATACGCCCTTCATCTGGAGCTACCTCATCTTCTATCCCGTAACGTATAGAAATCGGCTCATGCTTTGTAAAAATAGCTGTCCCTGAATAGCCTTTTTTAACGGCAACATGCCAGTATTGATGGTAGCCTTCGAGTTGGAGCTCAATTTGCCCTTGTTGACATTTAGTTTCTTGTATACAGAAAAAATCAGCATCTATGTCGTGGAAGTAATCTAAAAATCCTTTTGTAACACATGCACGAATGCCGTTTACATTCCATGAAACAAACTTCATTCCTTCTCCCCCTCTACAAAATTTGTATGTTCGGAAAAATTTTTAGCTGAAAAAATAGATTTCGTACATAATCGTACGAAATCATACTTTTTTGCATTATGAATTTCTAAAATATCTTTTGCCCTAGTATATATTCACACCAAAGCTAACGAACACTCGTATTTAAATGTTAGGACGATTTTAAGCTTCATCTTCTCCAACAATTTTTACTTCCATTTCTAAATCAACATCAAACTTTTCTTTTACTGTACGCTGTACCATTTGAATCGTTTCAATGTAATCTCTTGCTGTTGCATTGTTTTTATTTACAATAAATCCAGCATGCTTTGTCGACACTTCTGCCCCTCCGACCCCTTTACCTTGGAGTTCGCTATCTTGAATAAGTTTCCCAGCAAAATGTCCAGGTGGTCGTTTAAAGACACTTCCAGCTGACGGAAATTCAAGCGGTTGCTTTGATTCACGTTGGAATGTTAAATCAGCAATTTTTTCATCTATTTGCTGTTGATTTCCTTTAGCTAATTCAAATGTTGCCGAAAGTACAAAATAACCATTTTTCGCGATAATGCTTTTTCGATAAGAAAGCTCCAACTGGTCATTCGATAAGACGAGTAGCTCGCCTTCTTTCGTTACAACAGTACAAGATGTAACAACATCCTTAATTTCTCCACCATATGCACCAGCGTTCATTGCCATTGCACCACCGATAGATCCTGGAATGCCACACGCAAATTCAAAACCAGTTAAGCTTTGTGACGCTACTTGTTTTGACACCTCTTTAATTAATGCACCACTTTGTGAAAAAACCGTAGTGCCTTCTACGCGAATTTCATTTAATAACGTGAAATGTAATACAATGCCACGCACGCCACCATCACGAACAACCATGTTCGAGCCATTACCTAACATTAATAATGGTACATTGTTTTCATGTGCATATTTAATAACTGCAATTACCTGCTGTTCTGTTTTTGGAAGTACTAATACATCCGCATTGCCGCCTAATTTTGTCATTGTATATTTTTTTAACGACTCATTGGTCTTAATATTTGTTGTTGGAATCCACTGTAATAAATCATTTGCCCATTGTTGAATAGTCATAAATAATACGTTCCTTTCTTGTAAAGCTTCATACCTTCTTAGTATCTGTTTTTAGCAACCGTTTTACAAGTAAAATACGACTACTTATAACCATTTTTTCGACCAAACTTCGATTTCTCGAACAGCCTGCTCCAATGAGTATCCTTTTTCTGTTAAATTGTATTCCACACGAATTGGTACTTCCGAATATACTTTACGCTCGACGATTTCTTCTTTTTCGAGCTCCTTTAAACGTTCTGAAAGTAGACGCCCACTAATTGGCAATGCAGCCTCAATCGCATTGAATCGCTGCGGCCCTTCTAATAATTGATAAATAATTAAAGCCGTCCAACGTTTCCCTACCAGTTCCATTGCTTTTGACAAGCGTGGACATAAAGCTGTTTCCTTCATATTATCACCCCGTATTTAACATATTACGAATTCTTTTCTTATTAAATGCATAATCTTATATTAACACCTTTTTTTAATTACGAAAAGTAAGTAGCTTACTTTGAACAAAATACCATTGTATATTTTAGAGATATATCTTATGATTAATTTATACATTTGTTACATATTTTGGAGTGATATTATGACGACATATTCTGTTGACACGTTCCATTCTTCAATTAACTTTTCAATTAAACATATGATGATTACAAAGATTAATGGCACATTTGATTCGTTTTCTGCACATATTGAAGCAGATGATATTGAAACCTTTACAAATGCGTTCATTCGCTTTGAATTGGATGTAGCCAGTGTTAATACGCGAGATACTTCAAGGGATCAACATCTCATTTCTGCTGACTTTTTCTATACTGATCGTTTTCCAAAAATTATTTTTATCCAAAAATCGATTGAAGGTACAAACAATTCTTTTAAACTTCATGGGGACCTAACGATTAAAAACATAACAAGACCTACTACTTTTGATGTTATTTATACAGGGCATGTTAAAAATCCTTGGGATGGCGATACATATGGCTTTACTTGCACGACTATTATTAACCGAAAAGATTTTGGTCTAACATACAATGCCGCGCTCGAAGCAGGTGGTCTTTTAATCGATGAACTCGTTACCATTAACGTTGAATTACAGCTGAATATACTTAAATAACAGGTAAAAAGGTCACTCGCGAAATGTAGCGAGTGACCTTTTCTAATATTTAGTACAACAATTATGCTGTAACTGTAGCTAATTTTTGAGCTGCTGCTTTAACGTTTTCTAAACCAGTAGCAATGATGTTTTCTGCTTCTGCAGGATTTGCATTGTGACCTTCAATAATTACTTCTTCTACTTTTTGCATACCATAAACGCCACCAATTACACTGTTCATGTAGTTAACTGACATTTCCATAGGAGCCATTTCTGGCGTAGAGTAGTAACCACCACGAGCATTTAATAAGATGTATTTTTTGTCTGTCATTAAGCTTACTAATTGACCTTGCTCATTATATTTGAATGAATAACCAGCGCTGTAAGTATAATCAATGAATGATTGTAAAGCTGCAGGAATTGTTAAGTTCCATAATGGGAAAGCAAATACTACTACATCTGCTGCATCTAATGCTGCACGAGATTTGTTCATTGAATCAACTGAAGCTTGCTCAAGAGCAGTTAATGCTTCACCATTTTGTAATTTACCGAAAGCATTGAATAATTCTTGACCGAAGTATGCTAAGTTTTCTTCAAATACATCAAAAGTTGTTACATTTAAACCTTCAACTGTAGCTGCTTCAGCCATGAAAGTGTTATACATTTTTGTTGAAATTCCGTCTGGACGGTTATTTGCTTTTACTACTAATACGTTTGTCATTTTACTTTAAACTCCCTATATCATATATTTTTGTTTTGAAATTATATATCTCCATTACAAGTATCTCTAATTCGAGGTACTTTTATATAATAAAGGAACAACCGTAAAAAATCAATACGATTGTTCTCAGACTTTAGGCTGAAATTAAATTCCGCAGGATTCGTCCGTACACGTAATCCCATTTCCGCCCTGCATTTTTAACGGTTTACGTAACCCTGCCTCTTGTGCTGCTTTTTCAATTGCTTGTTCAAACACTTCTTTTGGCTGAGCCCCTGAAATACCGTATTTTTGATCGATGACAAAAAACGGTACACCGCGCACGCCTAGCTGCTGTGCAATAGCAATATCTTGTTGCATCTCCGCTAAATAGTCATCGTTTGCTAGTACTGCCTGTGCTTGTTGACGCTCTAAACCAACTTCTTCAGCTAAATTTAATAACGTTTCATCATGTCCTATTAATTGACCTTCTGTAAAATAGGCCTTTAATACTCGCTCTGAAAACGCTTTTCCCTTGTCTTTCGTTTCAGCCCATTTCGCTAAACGATGGGCTTTTACTGTATTAGCATTTTTCATGTCGTCAAAGTTGAAAGCTAATCCAACTTCACTTGCTCGCGCTACTACATTTTGGGTCATTTTTTTTACTTCTTCAATTGACATTCCATACTTTTGTTGTAAACCCTCATAAATCGGCTCTGACGCATCTTCTTTAACAGTCGGATCTAATAAATAACTTTTCAGCTCTACTTCAATTGCCTCTCCGTAACCGGCCTGCTCTAATACATGTTCTAATTGTGTCTTACCAATATAACAAAACGGACACACATAATCTGACCATACTTCTATTTTCATTTTCCTCACTCCTTTTCGAATTCATTGTACTGACTCCACTTTAAAAGTACAACTAAATCAATTACGCCTCGGCGTAATTGCGTCCAGATTTTTTTCAAGCTCGGGGCCACAGGACGTGGGCCAGTCAGCCGTTGTCACACGATGTGACGTCTTTAGGCTGACTTCCTCTTTAAAACTCACTAAAAATATCTGTGACATCCGCCAGGGCTTGGGCCAACACGATGTTGGTCACTCAGGTGTTGCCGCACGATGCGGCGTCCTTAACCTGAGTTCCTTCATTCAGCTGGGGTTCGACCACCTTGAAAGAGTTCCATTTTAGCATTAATACCCCCCTGTAGAAATAGGGGACTTCTGCTGAATCAAGATAAACTTGTATAAAATAACGTTCAAATAATCATACTGAAAAATAAAAATGAAAAATAAAAGGTGATTCTTTGAAACAATCGCTCTGGCTATCTGACCAGCAACCTATATCTGCCCCATCTGTTCAACAATCTATTACTTGCGATATTTGTATTGTAGGTGGGGGCATTAGTGGCATTTATAGTGCCTATTTATTGGCTAAACAAGGCTTTTCTGTCGTCCTAATCGAAGGACTATCGCACTTTGCTAACGGTACAACTGCTTATTCTACTGGCAAATTAACGACACAGCATCAATTAATTTATTCCAAGCTTTCGTTAGAAGATGGGTTACTCTATTACAAAGCAAATCGACAAGCAATCGAACAAGTTGTTGAGCAAAACCCAGAGAGCTTTTCACGCGCCACTTCTTTTTTGTATAGCACCACTAAATTAGGCAAAGAACAATTAACCGAAGAAGCCAAACGCTATGAACAGTTAGGTATTCCTTACATCGCTACAAAGGATACAGAGCTGTCACTATCAATTGAATTAGCACTTGGCATAAAAGACGAAGCGCAAATTAATCCAGTCGCCTTTACAAATCACTTTGCATCATTGGCAAGAAAACATGGGGCAGAGCTCTACTTAAATACACGCATAACAAGTATTGACTTGAAAAAGCGTCATTTATTAACAAGTTTGGCGCATTCTATTCACTACAAAAAGCTTATTTTATGCACCCATTACCCAATCGAGGCAATAAAAAATTTAACTATGCTTAAATTGCAAATTAGCCGTTCCTATTTAACCGCTACAAAATGCAACGAACTACTTGAAGGCCAATATTTAAGCATTGATACACCCGGTCGAACAATTCGTACTGCAAGCATTGATGGGAATCCCTATTTTATATACGGGGGCTATTCACACATAGCGGGAACGAATTCAGAAGTGAATTACTATGAATCCCTTCAGCAAGAAGTACAGGCATTGTTTGAATTGCCAGCACCAAGCTTTTGTTGGGACGCTCAAGACATGATGACTTTCGACCAAATTCCATTTATTGGGCAAGTAAATCATACAGATGACTCTCTCTATATTGCAACAGGCTTTAATAAATGGGGCTTATCTTCATCACTTGTAGCAGGGCAATTACTTTGCGATTTATTAAAAGGAATAAAAAATCCAACTAGCGATTTATTTTCGCCGAGTCGGTCTAATTTTGGGAAAGCATTATATTTTATGTTGCAAAATGGAAGTTTTATCAGTAAGGAATTCATCAAGGGTTATCTTACGCGAAGAGATGCACCGCGCTGTACTCATTTAGGCTGTAAAACAAGATGGAATGAAAACGATGAGACATGGGATTGTCCTTGCCACGGCTCACGCTACAATAAAGAAGGACAAGTAATCGAGGGGCCAGCTGTCTATCCACTGGACATAAAAAAATCCGGTCATTCCACTTAAGGAATACCGGATTTTTTGCTTGTTATTTTAAGCCTTCTGTTAATACTGGAACGATTTGTTTTTTACGAGATACAACGCCTGGTAAAGCAATACGGCCATTTACAATTTCTGCACCGAAAGCTTTTGCAGCTGCTTCTGCCACTTGACCTGTAGCTACTGCCGTTGAATCATTGTTTAAAATGTCTGTTACAACGAAGAAGAATAAATCTAAACCGTTGTCCGCTACATTTTTGTTTAATAAGTTTTCTAACTCTGTTTGACGACCTAATACATCCTCGATATCCACTGCGTTTACTTGTGCAACGGTTGCTTTGTATCCACCAAATTCGAAGCCTTTCGCGTCTAATGATAATAAATCTTCTAATGATTTATCAGAAAGATCTGCCCCTGCTTTTAACATAGCCAAACCGTATTCTGCAGCGTCCACACCAGCGATTTCAGCTAATTCGGCACCTGCTTTCACATCTTGCTCTGTGCAAGTTGGTGATTTGAATAATAATGTATCCGAAACAATTGCTGATAACATAAGACCCGCTATGTTTGCAGGAATTTCTAAGTTATTTTCTTTGAATAATTTGTTTAAAATTGTTGCTGTACATCCAACTGGCTCTGCACGGAAGTATAGTGGATCAGCTGTTTGGAAATTTGCAATACGGTGGTGATCGATTACTTCGGTAATTTGAACGTCTTCGATTCCATCAGCTGATTGTTGGAATTCGTTGTGGTCTACTAAAATTACTTGAGCTGCTTCGTCTTTTACGTTAGAGATTAAGCGAGGTGCTTCGAAACCAAATTTATCTAAAGCGAATTGTGTTTCGTTGTTTATTTCACCTAAACGCACTGCTTCTGCATCTACACCTATTTGTTGTTTTAAGTACGCATAAACGATCGCGGATGTAATTGTATCTGTATCTGGATTTTTATGTCCGAAAACTAGTGTTTTACTCATGAATTGAGCCTCCTATATGAAATGCTTTTCGATTACCATTTTAACATAACGCTATGAAGAGAAGAATAGAAGTTTTCTTGTAGTTTCCTGTTTAAAATTTAATATTTTATAATAAATTTATGATATTTTTTACGGTTTTGTTATACAATAGGTTTTGGAAATGAAAAGAAATGAGGAATTAATAAATGAAAAAAATGGAAAAGAAATATATTCCATTGGCACAGTTTTTTGAAACATGTACTCAAAGTACATTTACTCTTACATATGAAGAAATTCAAAATATTATGGGTCATGAACTACCAAATGCAGCGTATTTAAACGTGAGCTGGTGGAAAAAAACAAAAGCACCTTCAACACATTTTTTTGCTTGGATTAACTGTGATTACTATGTAACTAATGTAACTTTAGGGCATTCTGTAACATTCTCAAGCGCTGAACAAGATGTCGTGAGTGATGATAAGCCTCAAAGTACATATATTACACGTCCAATTGAAGCTAATGATGCTCGTGCTTATATCAATTTACAAGAAGAATTATTCGCTCAGTCTCCATTTGGCTATTATACCCATCAAGAACGCAATTTAACGGTACAACAAGTACGCAAAACAATTGCAGATTGGCGCAAAGACAAAACAAGTACCATACTTCTTTGCATTTACAATGGACAATTTGCGGGCTATACAACGCTATTAGGTAATACAGCTTCTCGTACAAAACATATTGCAAACGTGCGCATCGCCATCCACAATGATTTCCAACAAAAAGGCCTTGCTACTGTTCTCTTAAAGGAAGCTGAAAAATGGGCTCGCACAAATGGGATATCACGTTTTGAAGCAAGTGTGACAATAACAAATACGATTGCACATCACTTGTTCGACAAGTTAAATTACTCCAAAGAGGGCACACGTACTCAAGCAATAAAAATCGATGAACAATTCGTCGATGAAGTACTATATAGTAAAATTTTTTAATAAAAGAGACGTAAAGGTCCCCTATAACCTTTACGTCTTTTTCATTGGCCAATCGCTATTAATTTTGATTGCCTTCTTTTTTGCTGTAGTTTAAATCCCTCATATTGCTGTGGCTGTTTACTTACCATTTCTTCAACTAACAAATGTAATAATGCAAAAATCGCAATCGTACATGTAGCGCCACCTTCCTGCGCAGACGGAACATATAAAACAATATTAGCAGGTTCATCTGTTTTTAAAGGTTTATCACGAATAGCTACGACCTTGACATTTTTATGTTTCGCGATTTCTACTGTAGTAGCCACATCTTCATACTCTTCATCTAATGCAAATACTACCAATAATGACTGCTCATCCATCATCGCAAGCTGTTGTGCAATTTTGTCTGCTTCATGAGGTATGAAAAATACGTTCTCCCGTAGCATCGTTAAATTATTGTACATCCAAAACGCAGCTGGTGCAGATTGTCTAAATCCTAAGAAATGAATACGTTTAGTGCTATGTAATAGTTGAATCACTTGTTCGACATCATGCTCCACTAATCCGTTAAACGTTTTTGAAATACCCGCTAAATCACGTTTTACAATTTGGGCGCCAAGTTGATTATTTTTTATTTTTTTCGTAGGCAATGCTTTTTTTACAGCGGCCACTTCGCCTTTATCAATCAAGTGTGCCTTAATTTGATCTTGCAATTCACCAAAACCGGATAAATCCATCGCATAACAAAAACGAATAACTGTAGACTCACTAACATCTGCTAAACGGCCTACTTCAGAAGCGATTTGTGTCGCTACAACATTCGGATTATCGCTTACAAATTGGGCTACTTTACGCTGCCCTTTAGATAAATGAATGTACTTTCTTTTAATCTCATCACAAATACTCAACTTTCTCCCTCTCCTTTTCTCACTATCTATTTAACCTCAATAAAACTTGTGACTCTTACCAATTCGAATAAAATAAATCCCCAACCTAAGCAAGCTTATGTGTACACGCCTAAATTAGAGTAAGCTAACAGTGCTATGTAAACTTCCGTACAACAATCCTAATAATAAAGGATACATTATCATGAATATTAATAGAATTCAATGAGTTTTCAGAAAAAACTTCAACTAGCTAAAGAATCAATGTTTTTATGTATAAAATTGACATAATTTTGTAAAGATTAAAAGAATACATAAAGAATTACTAAGAGTGCACTTTTCTTATATAAATACTCAGATTAAATATAGTGTATATCGGATGTTTAAAAGGGCTCATTTCTGTATGAAATGAGCCCTTTAATAAAGCAATTATTGTAATTCTGTTTGCTTTGTTTCTTTCCCTAAGAAGATAACCGCCAGTACGCCAATAACAATTGCTACACAGAAAATCGTAAAGATATAACTAATATCATAGCCTTTCGCAAGCAGTGACCCTACAAGTAGCGGTCCAAAAATACCACCTACACGTCCAATCGCCGCAGCCATCCCTGCACCTGTACCGCGCACAATTGCAGGATATTGTTCTGGTGTGTACGCATATAACGCACCCCATGCACCTAAATTAAAGAACGATAATAACATGCCTGAAATAAGCAATGTTGTTGCAGTTTCAGCACCACCAAATACAAATGCACTCGCAGCTGTCCCTAAAAGATATGTAACAAGTACAAATTTACGTCCGAACTTTTCGATGAACCAAGCAGCTGTAAAATAACCTGGTAATTGTGCTAACGTCATAATTAACACATATTTAAAACTTGAAATTAAATCGAACCCTTTTCCAACCATAACACTTGGTAACCATAAAAACATGCCATAATATGAAAATACAACTGCAAACCATAAAATCCATAGCATAAATGTATTGCGTGCATATTTCTTATTCCATACTTCTGCAATATTTTGAAAAACTGAACGCTTTTTTGATTCAGCTTTTACTACAAACTGCGGTGAATCAGGTAGCTTTATACGTATGTATATTGCATAAAGCGCTGGTATTGCTGTTAGTAATAATGCAACTCGCCAGCCTTCAATTGGCCAGAAATCTGCTGGAATAACAAAATATGAAATAATAGCGGCAATTAACCAACCACCAGCCCAAAAGCTTTCTAATAATACAACGACGCGTCCTCGTTCTTCTGCTTTTACACTTTCTGAAACAAGTGTTGAAGCAACTGGTAGTTCACCACCTAGCCCCATCCCTACAAAGAAACGTAACATTAAA
This portion of the Solibacillus daqui genome encodes:
- a CDS encoding FMN-dependent NADH-azoreductase, producing MTNVLVVKANNRPDGISTKMYNTFMAEAATVEGLNVTTFDVFEENLAYFGQELFNAFGKLQNGEALTALEQASVDSMNKSRAALDAADVVVFAFPLWNLTIPAALQSFIDYTYSAGYSFKYNEQGQLVSLMTDKKYILLNARGGYYSTPEMAPMEMSVNYMNSVIGGVYGMQKVEEVIIEGHNANPAEAENIIATGLENVKAAAQKLATVTA
- a CDS encoding DsbA family oxidoreductase; amino-acid sequence: MKIEVWSDYVCPFCYIGKTQLEHVLEQAGYGEAIEVELKSYLLDPTVKEDASEPIYEGLQQKYGMSIEEVKKMTQNVVARASEVGLAFNFDDMKNANTVKAHRLAKWAETKDKGKAFSERVLKAYFTEGQLIGHDETLLNLAEEVGLERQQAQAVLANDDYLAEMQQDIAIAQQLGVRGVPFFVIDQKYGISGAQPKEVFEQAIEKAAQEAGLRKPLKMQGGNGITCTDESCGI
- a CDS encoding FAD-dependent oxidoreductase: MKQSLWLSDQQPISAPSVQQSITCDICIVGGGISGIYSAYLLAKQGFSVVLIEGLSHFANGTTAYSTGKLTTQHQLIYSKLSLEDGLLYYKANRQAIEQVVEQNPESFSRATSFLYSTTKLGKEQLTEEAKRYEQLGIPYIATKDTELSLSIELALGIKDEAQINPVAFTNHFASLARKHGAELYLNTRITSIDLKKRHLLTSLAHSIHYKKLILCTHYPIEAIKNLTMLKLQISRSYLTATKCNELLEGQYLSIDTPGRTIRTASIDGNPYFIYGGYSHIAGTNSEVNYYESLQQEVQALFELPAPSFCWDAQDMMTFDQIPFIGQVNHTDDSLYIATGFNKWGLSSSLVAGQLLCDLLKGIKNPTSDLFSPSRSNFGKALYFMLQNGSFISKEFIKGYLTRRDAPRCTHLGCKTRWNENDETWDCPCHGSRYNKEGQVIEGPAVYPLDIKKSGHST
- a CDS encoding manganese-dependent inorganic pyrophosphatase, translated to MSKTLVFGHKNPDTDTITSAIVYAYLKQQIGVDAEAVRLGEINNETQFALDKFGFEAPRLISNVKDEAAQVILVDHNEFQQSADGIEDVQITEVIDHHRIANFQTADPLYFRAEPVGCTATILNKLFKENNLEIPANIAGLMLSAIVSDTLLFKSPTCTEQDVKAGAELAEIAGVDAAEYGLAMLKAGADLSDKSLEDLLSLDAKGFEFGGYKATVAQVNAVDIEDVLGRQTELENLLNKNVADNGLDLFFFVVTDILNNDSTAVATGQVAEAAAKAFGAEIVNGRIALPGVVSRKKQIVPVLTEGLK
- a CDS encoding GNAT family N-acetyltransferase, which translates into the protein MKKMEKKYIPLAQFFETCTQSTFTLTYEEIQNIMGHELPNAAYLNVSWWKKTKAPSTHFFAWINCDYYVTNVTLGHSVTFSSAEQDVVSDDKPQSTYITRPIEANDARAYINLQEELFAQSPFGYYTHQERNLTVQQVRKTIADWRKDKTSTILLCIYNGQFAGYTTLLGNTASRTKHIANVRIAIHNDFQQKGLATVLLKEAEKWARTNGISRFEASVTITNTIAHHLFDKLNYSKEGTRTQAIKIDEQFVDEVLYSKIF
- a CDS encoding MurR/RpiR family transcriptional regulator encodes the protein MSICDEIKRKYIHLSKGQRKVAQFVSDNPNVVATQIASEVGRLADVSESTVIRFCYAMDLSGFGELQDQIKAHLIDKGEVAAVKKALPTKKIKNNQLGAQIVKRDLAGISKTFNGLVEHDVEQVIQLLHSTKRIHFLGFRQSAPAAFWMYNNLTMLRENVFFIPHEADKIAQQLAMMDEQSLLVVFALDEEYEDVATTVEIAKHKNVKVVAIRDKPLKTDEPANIVLYVPSAQEGGATCTIAIFALLHLLVEEMVSKQPQQYEGFKLQQKRRQSKLIAIGQ